A part of Hydrogenobacter sp. T-8 genomic DNA contains:
- the cas3 gene encoding CRISPR-associated helicase Cas3' — MSLTQKLKIAWAKSDGTSIREHTDKLLENLKLLRSLYGEDIEKACPVGLRSYLWKALEIACEYHDYGKLHCKFQREVVKNKNYPDSYVEKIRHNLLSPAFMENLDDEFLRDICALTIIHHHRVETGNDVAEKVKEVASKEFGISIQSWHKRLLRRLEYEALIYLSKKHEKPMENLRNFYILLKGLLLRIDHASSNKDIESLEVEPIRDVAKVIKDKKGFELNDLQEFVLKNRDKDLLLSAPTGYGKTEAGFIYLEGKGFFTIPVRTSANALYLRAKDLFGEKAGLLHSTALNFLIEENRNHLTGLIVDYEYARNFSKALLVCTPDQLFPFVFAYKGFEKSLAVLSYSRVVVDEFQLFEPHTLGFLVEGIKLAKKVGAKVMLMTATVPEFIREDLPDFTEKVFDNPKPRHNLKLIKDSVLSENALRLIKEKSQEGKVLVILNTVRRAVDLYDALKKEGLKPNLLHSRFIQLQRKQREKEIESFFKEGNGGIWITTQLAEVSLDLDADFLITEYSTPDSLFQRLGRVNRKGKKQVEEPNAYIFTEDCSGIGGVYRKSIHEYSKGKLREGIWTEQDKRNLLSEIYSRETLSKIDPKYMEDYSKAKEYVRDIWNTLGLISQESRKKAQELFRDIHSITVIPIYYKDKVEALIQNYKNSTEKEEKIQALNQILDYTFNIPAYMPKDNMLERIKGLETFNLHWLKAPYDEEKGLAELREDPELSSDNVW, encoded by the coding sequence ATGAGTCTAACACAGAAACTGAAGATAGCTTGGGCGAAGAGTGATGGCACTTCTATAAGAGAGCATACAGACAAACTCTTGGAAAATCTCAAACTCCTTAGAAGCCTATACGGAGAGGATATAGAAAAAGCCTGTCCTGTAGGTTTGAGGAGCTATCTTTGGAAGGCTTTGGAGATTGCCTGCGAGTATCATGACTATGGAAAACTTCATTGTAAATTCCAAAGGGAAGTGGTAAAAAACAAAAACTATCCAGATTCATATGTGGAAAAAATACGACATAACCTACTATCTCCAGCTTTCATGGAAAATTTGGACGATGAGTTTTTGAGAGACATATGTGCTCTTACCATAATTCACCATCATAGGGTGGAAACAGGCAACGATGTAGCGGAAAAGGTTAAGGAAGTTGCCTCTAAGGAATTTGGTATTTCTATACAGAGTTGGCACAAGAGATTGCTAAGAAGATTGGAATACGAAGCTCTCATATACCTTTCTAAAAAACATGAAAAACCTATGGAAAATTTGAGGAATTTCTATATACTCTTAAAGGGTCTTTTATTGCGTATAGACCATGCAAGCAGTAATAAGGATATAGAGAGCCTTGAGGTTGAGCCGATAAGGGATGTGGCAAAGGTTATAAAAGACAAAAAGGGCTTTGAACTAAATGACCTGCAGGAGTTTGTCTTAAAGAACAGAGACAAAGACTTACTCCTTAGTGCACCTACGGGATACGGAAAGACGGAAGCGGGCTTTATATACTTAGAAGGTAAAGGATTTTTTACCATACCAGTTAGAACTTCTGCAAATGCCTTATATCTGAGGGCTAAGGACCTCTTTGGAGAAAAGGCTGGACTTTTACATTCTACCGCCTTGAACTTTCTTATAGAGGAAAACAGAAACCACTTAACTGGGCTTATTGTGGACTACGAATATGCCAGAAACTTTTCAAAGGCATTGCTTGTTTGCACTCCAGACCAGCTATTTCCTTTTGTTTTTGCCTACAAGGGCTTTGAAAAGAGCCTTGCAGTCCTTTCCTATTCAAGAGTGGTGGTGGATGAGTTTCAACTTTTTGAGCCTCATACTCTTGGCTTTTTGGTGGAAGGCATAAAACTTGCAAAGAAGGTGGGAGCTAAGGTAATGCTTATGACAGCAACCGTGCCAGAGTTTATCCGAGAAGACTTACCAGATTTTACAGAGAAGGTTTTTGACAACCCAAAGCCTCGCCATAACCTAAAACTTATAAAGGATAGCGTCCTTTCAGAAAACGCCTTGAGGCTAATAAAAGAGAAGTCTCAAGAAGGAAAGGTTTTGGTTATTCTAAACACAGTAAGGAGGGCTGTTGACCTTTATGATGCTTTGAAGAAGGAAGGGCTAAAACCTAATCTGTTGCACTCAAGGTTTATACAACTGCAAAGAAAACAAAGGGAAAAGGAAATAGAGAGCTTTTTCAAAGAGGGGAATGGTGGCATATGGATTACCACACAGCTTGCAGAGGTTTCTCTTGACCTTGATGCGGACTTTCTGATAACGGAGTATTCCACACCAGACAGCCTTTTCCAAAGGCTTGGGAGGGTAAACAGAAAAGGAAAAAAGCAAGTAGAAGAGCCTAACGCTTACATATTTACAGAAGACTGCTCTGGCATAGGCGGTGTCTACAGAAAAAGCATACATGAATACTCTAAAGGTAAACTACGGGAGGGTATATGGACAGAGCAAGACAAAAGGAACCTGCTTTCCGAGATATATTCAAGAGAAACCCTCTCCAAAATAGACCCTAAATACATGGAAGATTACTCAAAGGCGAAAGAATATGTGAGAGACATTTGGAATACCTTAGGGCTTATCTCTCAAGAGAGCAGGAAAAAAGCCCAAGAACTTTTTAGAGATATCCATTCAATCACGGTAATACCCATATATTACAAGGATAAAGTAGAGGCACTCATACAGAATTACAAAAATAGCACAGAGAAGGAGGAAAAAATCCAAGCTCTGAACCAAATTTTGGACTATACCTTTAACATCCCCGCTTATATGCCAAAGGATAACATGTTAGAAAGGATAAAAGGACTTGAAACCTTTAACCTCCACTGGCTGAAGGCTCCTTATGACGAGGAGAAGGGATTGGCTGAACTTAGAGAAGACCCTGAGCTAAGCTCGGATAATGTATGGTGA
- the cas5b gene encoding type I-B CRISPR-associated protein Cas5b: MKALRFELFTPTGIFKAPFSLKGIETYPLPPYSTIIGLLYTAIGRKWQGEEFQISIQGRYQALFRDYVRFRKYNVDKKKLEVVPIEVPILYQLELIVHLYGEYELLREFAEALKKPQTYLYLSGGEYAVKIRRIDFVELEERKVEELKLEWSAFLPKDRYINLSTYPSGIFYLLPTFLKRNSSLREHEWMEVYYLQKGTVVEEGEILMEKEGGLPVWL; encoded by the coding sequence ATGAAAGCCCTAAGGTTTGAACTCTTTACGCCTACTGGCATCTTCAAGGCCCCTTTTTCCTTAAAGGGTATAGAGACCTATCCGCTTCCACCCTATTCTACCATAATAGGTCTTTTGTATACCGCCATAGGAAGAAAATGGCAAGGCGAAGAGTTTCAAATATCCATACAAGGCAGGTACCAAGCCCTTTTTAGAGATTATGTGCGTTTTAGGAAGTATAATGTGGATAAAAAGAAGTTAGAAGTTGTTCCCATTGAAGTCCCCATACTTTACCAGCTTGAGCTAATAGTCCATCTATACGGCGAATATGAGCTTTTGAGAGAGTTTGCAGAGGCTTTGAAAAAGCCGCAGACTTATCTTTACCTCTCTGGTGGAGAGTATGCTGTAAAGATACGAAGGATAGATTTTGTAGAGCTTGAGGAGAGAAAGGTGGAAGAGCTTAAACTTGAATGGTCCGCCTTTTTACCAAAGGATAGGTATATTAACCTATCTACATACCCATCTGGTATATTTTATCTTTTGCCAACCTTTCTAAAAAGGAACAGCAGTTTAAGAGAGCACGAATGGATGGAAGTCTACTACCTCCAAAAGGGAACTGTAGTAGAGGAGGGTGAAATCCTGATGGAAAAAGAAGGAGGGCTTCCAGTATGGCTATAA
- a CDS encoding DUF309 domain-containing protein, which produces MSERDLLRKVKSLWDKGDFYSAHEVLEDIWRLFPKEDKFSRNCYQGLIRLAIAYNHYICGRRESCIRVLKMVYHQLQPCRESFRGIDIAYLLEHVIKHLQILEAGGDIKEYPIFPILGDF; this is translated from the coding sequence TTGAGCGAGAGAGACCTTCTGAGGAAAGTAAAAAGCCTATGGGACAAGGGAGATTTTTACTCCGCTCACGAAGTGCTTGAGGATATATGGAGGCTTTTCCCAAAGGAAGATAAGTTTTCACGAAACTGCTACCAAGGGCTAATAAGGCTTGCCATTGCTTACAACCATTATATATGTGGAAGGAGAGAAAGCTGTATAAGAGTTCTAAAGATGGTTTACCACCAGCTTCAACCTTGTAGGGAGAGCTTTAGAGGTATAGACATAGCCTATCTACTTGAGCATGTAATCAAACACTTACAAATTTTAGAGGCTGGTGGAGATATAAAAGAGTATCCTATCTTTCCAATATTAGGAGATTTCTAA
- the cas7i gene encoding type I-B CRISPR-associated protein Cas7/Cst2/DevR: protein MAGLTLTVITHRASSLNYGESIGNVSVLKKITLADNTQLTYASDKALKYEIRRHGRERFGWRLLDEKLKEYIARHTSKDTLDVDKFGEDLVKDYEEFDLFGGLFTKPAKEEDGKKKSLKLSKGDAVKRVSVVKTSYMFSVSPFKSDMDFMNNIDAYNRYIRHIEDRGDQAIVNSEQHTSHYIYTLTVDLDRVGVWETEEGEIKEVIDSQAKAKRVVELLEVIKTLSRQIRGRWENLSPVFVVGGVFSVKNPFFMDAVKAVEKEGKLILDINALRDAIDLVPEGEEVLVGVASGHFHNEEDIRTQLSAKGVAEVFESLRQKVKSVYGVL from the coding sequence ATGGCTGGATTAACCCTTACGGTAATAACCCACAGGGCAAGCTCTCTCAACTATGGAGAGAGTATAGGTAATGTGTCTGTGCTTAAGAAGATTACCCTTGCGGATAACACACAGCTAACCTATGCCTCTGACAAGGCTTTAAAGTATGAGATAAGAAGGCATGGAAGGGAAAGGTTTGGCTGGAGGCTGTTGGATGAAAAGCTAAAGGAGTATATTGCAAGACACACTTCTAAGGATACTCTTGATGTGGATAAGTTTGGCGAGGACTTGGTAAAGGACTACGAAGAGTTTGACCTTTTTGGTGGGCTTTTTACAAAGCCTGCTAAGGAAGAGGATGGTAAAAAGAAGTCCCTAAAGCTCTCAAAGGGTGATGCGGTAAAGAGGGTAAGCGTAGTCAAAACCAGCTATATGTTTTCCGTAAGTCCCTTCAAATCCGATATGGACTTTATGAACAACATAGATGCCTACAACAGATACATAAGGCACATAGAGGATAGAGGCGACCAAGCGATAGTAAACTCCGAACAACACACCTCTCACTACATCTACACCCTTACTGTAGACCTTGACCGTGTGGGTGTGTGGGAAACAGAGGAGGGAGAAATAAAAGAGGTCATAGACTCTCAGGCAAAGGCAAAAAGAGTGGTGGAACTTCTTGAGGTTATAAAGACCCTTAGCAGGCAGATAAGAGGCAGATGGGAAAACCTCTCCCCAGTTTTTGTAGTTGGTGGTGTCTTTAGCGTGAAAAATCCCTTTTTTATGGATGCGGTAAAGGCTGTGGAAAAGGAAGGAAAGCTAATTCTTGACATAAACGCCCTAAGAGATGCCATAGACCTTGTCCCAGAAGGTGAGGAGGTTTTAGTGGGAGTTGCCTCTGGACACTTTCATAACGAAGAGGATATAAGAACCCAGCTAAGTGCAAAAGGTGTAGCAGAGGTCTTTGAGAGCCTAAGGCAAAAGGTTAAGAGTGTTTACGGAGTGCTCTAA
- the cas6 gene encoding CRISPR-associated endoribonuclease Cas6, whose protein sequence is MRFLVKMESQRGEKIPIDYRRRLISLMKRVFGVREFLENPVRPYTFAVYLGKGVVFEEETISGVKFINLRISTGDPVYGLRLYNGLSSLKGKTHKIGDAEFVIKEIKLEKEGDWSKGSFKSLSPVVVEKPVFSQDSPKARYLIPMEEGFEDALLENILRRFRVIKGYEPKIEEFSFSFKYFKEEFIKHYGGHIRAFLGRFRINTDNPEVLRFVYQYGLGLRTGQGFGYLEVD, encoded by the coding sequence ATGCGTTTTTTGGTGAAAATGGAAAGTCAAAGGGGAGAGAAGATACCCATAGACTACAGACGCAGGCTCATATCTTTGATGAAGAGGGTTTTTGGAGTTAGGGAGTTTCTTGAAAATCCAGTAAGACCCTACACCTTTGCGGTATACCTCGGAAAGGGTGTGGTCTTTGAGGAAGAAACCATAAGCGGTGTAAAGTTTATAAACCTACGCATCTCCACAGGAGACCCAGTTTATGGGCTAAGGCTCTACAATGGGTTATCTTCTCTCAAGGGTAAAACCCACAAGATAGGAGATGCGGAGTTTGTTATAAAGGAGATTAAGTTAGAAAAGGAGGGAGATTGGTCAAAGGGCAGTTTCAAAAGCCTGTCTCCTGTGGTAGTGGAAAAGCCGGTATTTTCACAAGACAGCCCAAAAGCAAGATATCTAATTCCTATGGAAGAAGGCTTTGAAGATGCTCTTCTTGAGAACATACTTAGACGCTTTAGGGTTATAAAGGGCTATGAGCCAAAGATAGAAGAGTTTTCCTTTAGCTTTAAATACTTCAAGGAAGAGTTCATAAAGCACTATGGTGGGCACATTAGGGCTTTTCTTGGAAGGTTTCGTATAAACACAGATAACCCAGAAGTTTTGAGATTTGTCTACCAATATGGGCTTGGTCTAAGGACGGGTCAAGGCTTTGGATACCTTGAGGTGGACTAA
- the cas8a1 gene encoding type I-B CRISPR-associated protein Cas8b1/Cst1, which translates to MAIRFRIDNWLMASSAVGFAKVLNHAKIDPLPYFKERVLEVPQDLWERLPELYADYLLKYPANISRLKVFYNNSPLTNPNPKAKISLNNKKEIEKFFQKLLSVNTSNNFPKCFFCKERNSYKKENFYKTFDAINFTPLSASPNTFPNLFYNGVNTMFLCKECEALLYFACFGFTDIERRYIFVYLPDDIRSMIGINNALETRKWISADIIKESLIEVVKSIEKYKAGWSLENIYVVEIQTVSKAQSNIYTFSLSQIQAHALREYIEEYPKSLNPLFDIFLKYVYYGKSLYHMLYKIMLGYIFAGNYEGKEKINDDVRLIKYGTEAAFKSERSSKQKSGLDKSLIYLIKFQEVLNMQANKEKEINSAFVEGKKLAQSYKESLGEDRAKNKIESLSYRLLEAVRRRDIDHFSQNLIRAYLEVEKPIPRVFLSAIKEEGLERIAYAFLIGLNGKEGKDESNTETEDSLGEE; encoded by the coding sequence ATGGCTATAAGGTTTCGGATAGACAACTGGCTTATGGCTTCCAGTGCGGTAGGTTTTGCTAAGGTTTTAAATCATGCAAAAATTGACCCACTACCTTACTTCAAAGAGCGTGTCCTGGAAGTTCCACAAGACCTATGGGAAAGACTTCCAGAACTGTATGCGGACTATCTTCTAAAATACCCTGCTAACATTTCAAGGCTTAAAGTTTTTTACAACAACTCACCTCTAACTAATCCTAATCCTAAAGCAAAGATATCATTGAATAATAAAAAAGAAATAGAAAAATTCTTTCAAAAATTACTTTCTGTTAATACTTCAAATAACTTCCCTAAATGCTTTTTCTGTAAGGAAAGAAACTCTTACAAAAAGGAAAATTTCTACAAGACTTTTGATGCGATTAACTTCACACCGCTTTCTGCAAGTCCAAACACTTTTCCAAACCTTTTCTACAACGGTGTAAATACTATGTTTTTATGTAAAGAATGTGAGGCATTGCTTTACTTTGCTTGTTTTGGCTTTACAGATATTGAAAGAAGGTATATTTTTGTTTATCTTCCGGATGATATAAGATCTATGATAGGTATAAATAATGCCTTGGAGACCCGCAAGTGGATATCTGCGGACATAATAAAAGAAAGTCTTATTGAAGTGGTAAAGAGTATTGAGAAGTATAAGGCTGGCTGGTCTTTGGAAAACATCTATGTTGTGGAGATACAAACTGTAAGTAAAGCACAAAGCAATATCTACACCTTCAGCTTAAGCCAAATACAGGCACACGCCCTCAGAGAATACATAGAAGAATATCCGAAGAGTCTTAACCCTCTCTTTGATATATTCCTCAAGTATGTCTACTATGGTAAAAGCCTATATCATATGCTATACAAGATAATGTTAGGTTATATTTTTGCAGGTAATTATGAAGGTAAGGAGAAAATTAATGATGATGTAAGGCTTATTAAATATGGAACTGAGGCTGCTTTTAAAAGTGAAAGAAGCTCTAAACAAAAGAGTGGTTTGGATAAAAGTCTTATATATCTAATAAAATTTCAGGAGGTGTTAAACATGCAAGCAAATAAGGAGAAAGAAATCAACTCAGCTTTTGTGGAGGGTAAGAAGTTAGCACAAAGCTACAAAGAAAGCCTTGGAGAAGATAGGGCAAAGAATAAGATAGAAAGCCTCTCTTACCGTTTGCTTGAGGCGGTTAGAAGAAGGGACATAGACCACTTTTCTCAAAACCTAATAAGGGCATACCTTGAAGTGGAAAAGCCTATACCGCGTGTGTTTCTAAGTGCTATAAAGGAGGAGGGCTTAGAAAGAATAGCCTACGCTTTTCTTATTGGCTTGAACGGTAAGGAGGGAAAGGATGAGTCTAACACAGAAACTGAAGATAGCTTGGGCGAAGAGTGA
- a CDS encoding MBL fold metallo-hydrolase translates to MKNVIFNTPDHKVVFFEELTPASAVQANQVLIIHKGEGMLLDPGGHKVFSKLLSDLSLYIPPNQIKYIFLSHQDPDIVASINGWLMTTRAVAYISKLWMRFLPHFGLDSQLEDRVFPIDDGGTVLTLGGDCKLYILPAHFMHSPGNFQVYDPCSKILFSGDLGASLGQDYFVVEDFDKHIKYMEGFHRRYIASSKILRFWANMVRQLDIEMIVPQHGAIFKGKDMVNRFIEWVENLEVGVDLMTQERYQVPTG, encoded by the coding sequence ATGAAAAATGTTATCTTCAACACTCCAGACCACAAGGTGGTCTTCTTTGAAGAGCTAACCCCTGCTTCTGCGGTGCAGGCAAACCAAGTGCTTATCATTCATAAGGGCGAAGGCATGCTCCTTGACCCAGGAGGTCATAAGGTTTTCTCCAAGCTCCTTTCAGACCTCTCGCTCTACATACCACCCAACCAGATAAAGTATATATTCCTCTCTCACCAAGACCCCGACATAGTAGCCTCTATAAACGGCTGGCTTATGACTACAAGGGCGGTCGCTTACATTTCCAAACTCTGGATGAGGTTCTTGCCACACTTTGGGTTGGACTCTCAGCTTGAAGATAGGGTCTTCCCCATAGACGATGGTGGAACGGTGTTAACTCTTGGTGGAGACTGCAAGCTATACATCCTGCCAGCACACTTTATGCATTCTCCGGGCAACTTTCAGGTATACGACCCATGCTCTAAAATACTCTTTTCTGGAGACCTTGGAGCATCCCTTGGGCAGGACTACTTTGTGGTGGAGGATTTTGATAAGCACATAAAGTATATGGAAGGCTTCCACAGGAGATATATTGCAAGCAGTAAGATACTACGCTTTTGGGCAAATATGGTGCGTCAGCTTGATATTGAGATGATAGTGCCACAGCATGGTGCTATATTCAAAGGTAAAGACATGGTAAACCGATTTATAGAATGGGTAGAAAACCTTGAGGTGGGTGTTGACCTAATGACTCAGGAGAGATATCAAGTGCCCACTGGCTAA
- the dnaE gene encoding DNA polymerase III subunit alpha codes for MRDFVHLHLHTQYSLLDGAIKIKDLVKRAKELGYKAVAITDHGNLFGILDFYKSMKSVDIKPLIGMEAYFTTGSRFDRKGKGSEDNITDRYNHHLILIAKDDKGLKNLMKLSTLSYKEGFYYKPRIDYELLSQYNEGLIAITACLKGVPTYYASIGEREKAQEWVKKFLDLFGEDLYLELQSNSLPEQETANRTLIEIAKRLGVKLIATNDSHYLMPEDRLAHQVLMAIQMKKTLTEIQQGNGFKCANDGLHFASPEEVWEKFRGKFEGWETALSNTLEVAEKTADSFQLLEGGSYLMPHFPTEGVPLGDFLKELAIKGLRQRISQGLAKDSKEYWDRLEFELNVVSRMGFEGYFLIVQDFINWAKSQGVPVGPGRGSAAGSLLAFALGITDVDPIRHGLLFERFLNPERVSMPDIDVDFCMENRDRVIEYVKNKYGSENVAQIITYNVMKAKQTLRDTARALGIPYQTADTLAKLIPQGDVQGTWLSLEEMFLTPIEELLNKYGRHRTDIEENAGKFRKLCEENPELKSLVEIALRLEGLTRHTSLHAAGVVIAPKPLEELLPLYYDKEGAIATQFDMAKLEEIGLIKMDFLGLKTLTELQRVRELIKERHGVDINYLSLPLDDPAVFELLREGNTTGVFQLESSGMKNLLKRLAPDSFDDIVAVLALYRPGPLKSGLVDSYINRKHGKEKVEYPFPELEPVLKETYGVWVYQEQIMKASQILAGFTPGEADTLRKAIGKKKADLMAQMKEKFIKGAVERGYDEGKITQLWEDIEKFASYSFNKSHSVAYGYLSYWTAFLKAHYPEEFFCVKLSTEKNDKKFINLLKDAKNEGFRILPPDINKSGVDFVIEGEKTIRFGLARIKGVGEDTARLIVESRKRAWTSLGDFVRTVDSKKVNKKTLEALIKAGAFDSFGEKRGELLQRLEGSSALLGKGLFATREEKREEDYSKYEKEVLGFYVSSHPLDPYEHLLKNKVSNLEVLEEAEGGTYTFAGVITDLKTKKTQKGNQVALFNLVDKTGIAQVFVFPETYSQNSEKIKEDKVIVGKFEVDIDQETEEIKLLLREVYTPEEFLRSEDMKIRLVFLRELQEEALLRLRELIRECEDPEGKELTLELRINGYRTILHADPRIKVGTNIVKLREKLREMGINLEIS; via the coding sequence ATGAGAGACTTTGTCCATTTGCATCTTCATACACAGTATTCTCTTTTGGATGGTGCTATAAAGATAAAGGACTTGGTAAAGAGGGCAAAGGAGCTGGGCTATAAGGCAGTTGCCATAACAGACCATGGAAACCTCTTTGGCATTTTGGACTTTTACAAAAGCATGAAGTCTGTGGACATAAAGCCTTTGATAGGTATGGAAGCTTACTTTACCACCGGCTCTCGCTTTGACAGAAAGGGTAAGGGTTCAGAGGATAACATCACAGACCGCTACAACCACCACCTTATACTTATTGCAAAGGATGACAAGGGTCTTAAAAACCTTATGAAACTCTCTACACTTTCTTATAAGGAAGGCTTTTATTACAAGCCAAGAATAGACTACGAGCTTCTCAGTCAATATAACGAAGGGCTAATAGCCATAACCGCATGTCTGAAGGGAGTTCCCACATACTACGCAAGCATTGGTGAAAGAGAAAAAGCTCAAGAGTGGGTCAAAAAGTTCCTTGACCTCTTTGGTGAAGACCTATACCTTGAGCTTCAATCTAACTCTTTGCCAGAGCAGGAAACTGCCAACAGAACTCTAATAGAAATAGCTAAAAGGCTTGGTGTAAAGCTAATTGCCACTAATGACTCACACTACCTTATGCCAGAAGACAGGCTTGCCCATCAGGTGCTCATGGCGATACAGATGAAAAAGACCCTTACAGAGATTCAACAGGGTAATGGTTTTAAATGTGCCAACGATGGGCTTCATTTTGCCAGTCCTGAAGAGGTTTGGGAAAAGTTTCGTGGAAAGTTTGAAGGGTGGGAGACCGCACTTTCAAACACCCTTGAGGTGGCAGAAAAGACCGCAGATAGCTTTCAACTTTTGGAAGGTGGTTCATATCTTATGCCACATTTTCCCACAGAGGGAGTGCCTCTTGGAGATTTTCTCAAAGAGCTTGCCATAAAGGGTCTAAGACAGAGAATTTCACAGGGTCTGGCAAAGGATAGTAAAGAATACTGGGATAGGCTTGAGTTTGAGCTTAATGTGGTTTCTCGTATGGGCTTTGAAGGATACTTCCTTATAGTCCAAGACTTTATAAACTGGGCAAAGTCTCAAGGTGTCCCTGTGGGTCCGGGTAGAGGTTCTGCGGCAGGTTCTCTCCTTGCCTTTGCCTTAGGTATAACGGACGTAGACCCCATAAGGCATGGGCTTTTGTTTGAGAGGTTTCTAAACCCCGAGAGGGTCTCCATGCCAGATATTGACGTGGACTTTTGCATGGAAAACAGGGACAGGGTCATAGAGTATGTGAAAAACAAGTATGGCTCTGAAAACGTGGCACAGATAATCACCTACAATGTAATGAAGGCAAAACAAACCCTTAGGGACACCGCTCGCGCTCTTGGAATACCCTATCAGACCGCAGACACCTTAGCCAAACTTATACCACAGGGTGATGTGCAAGGCACATGGCTCTCTTTGGAAGAGATGTTTTTAACTCCCATAGAGGAGCTTTTGAACAAATACGGAAGGCACAGAACAGATATAGAGGAAAACGCAGGAAAATTCAGAAAGCTCTGCGAAGAGAACCCAGAACTAAAAAGCCTTGTGGAGATAGCCCTTAGGCTTGAGGGTCTTACAAGGCATACTTCCTTGCATGCAGCGGGTGTGGTGATAGCACCCAAGCCCCTTGAGGAGCTCCTGCCCCTTTACTATGACAAAGAGGGTGCTATTGCAACCCAGTTTGATATGGCAAAGTTGGAAGAGATAGGTCTTATAAAGATGGACTTTTTGGGTCTTAAGACCCTCACAGAACTTCAGAGGGTAAGGGAGCTCATCAAAGAAAGGCACGGTGTGGATATAAACTACCTAAGCCTACCCCTTGATGACCCAGCTGTCTTTGAGCTTTTGAGAGAAGGAAACACTACGGGAGTCTTTCAGTTAGAAAGCAGTGGCATGAAGAACCTACTCAAAAGACTTGCACCAGACAGCTTTGATGACATAGTGGCGGTGCTTGCCCTTTATAGACCTGGACCTCTAAAAAGCGGTCTTGTGGATAGTTATATAAACAGAAAGCATGGAAAGGAAAAAGTGGAATATCCCTTCCCCGAGCTTGAGCCAGTCCTAAAAGAAACCTATGGTGTGTGGGTCTATCAAGAGCAGATAATGAAAGCCTCGCAGATACTCGCAGGGTTTACACCAGGTGAAGCGGATACACTAAGAAAAGCCATAGGTAAGAAAAAGGCAGACCTAATGGCTCAGATGAAGGAAAAGTTCATAAAGGGTGCAGTGGAAAGAGGATACGATGAGGGAAAGATAACTCAGCTATGGGAAGACATAGAGAAGTTTGCCAGCTATTCCTTTAATAAATCTCACTCTGTGGCTTATGGATATCTCTCTTACTGGACCGCCTTTCTGAAGGCACACTATCCAGAGGAGTTTTTCTGCGTAAAGCTGTCTACCGAAAAGAACGACAAGAAGTTTATAAATCTCCTAAAGGATGCAAAAAACGAAGGCTTTAGGATATTGCCACCAGATATAAACAAGAGCGGTGTGGACTTTGTGATAGAAGGTGAAAAGACCATAAGGTTTGGTCTTGCGAGGATAAAGGGTGTGGGCGAAGATACCGCAAGACTAATAGTAGAAAGCAGAAAAAGAGCGTGGACTTCTCTTGGAGACTTTGTAAGAACGGTGGATAGCAAGAAGGTAAACAAAAAGACCCTTGAAGCACTCATAAAGGCGGGAGCTTTTGACTCCTTTGGAGAAAAAAGAGGAGAACTGCTCCAAAGACTTGAGGGAAGCTCTGCATTGCTTGGTAAAGGTCTTTTTGCCACAAGGGAAGAGAAAAGAGAAGAGGACTACTCTAAGTATGAAAAGGAAGTGCTTGGCTTTTATGTATCCTCTCATCCTCTTGACCCCTATGAACATCTCCTCAAGAATAAGGTTTCTAATCTTGAGGTCCTTGAAGAGGCAGAGGGAGGAACATACACCTTTGCGGGTGTTATAACAGACCTTAAGACAAAAAAGACCCAAAAGGGCAACCAAGTTGCCTTGTTTAACCTCGTAGACAAGACGGGCATAGCACAGGTCTTTGTCTTTCCAGAAACTTATTCACAGAATAGTGAGAAGATAAAAGAGGACAAGGTAATAGTGGGTAAGTTTGAAGTGGATATAGACCAAGAAACAGAGGAGATAAAACTTCTTCTGAGAGAAGTATACACGCCAGAGGAATTCCTAAGGAGCGAAGACATGAAAATAAGGCTGGTCTTTCTCAGAGAGCTACAAGAAGAGGCACTACTAAGACTAAGAGAGCTTATAAGAGAATGTGAAGACCCAGAGGGCAAAGAACTTACCCTTGAACTAAGGATAAACGGCTATAGAACCATACTCCACGCAGACCCAAGAATAAAGGTGGGAACAAACATCGTAAAACTAAGGGAAAAACTAAGGGAGATGGGAATAAACTTAGAAATCTCCTAA